One window from the genome of Bacillus tianshenii encodes:
- a CDS encoding thiamine pyrophosphate-dependent dehydrogenase E1 component subunit alpha, with protein MALSQPVEKPALTTEKAKWMYEKMCEIRRFEDKVHEKFSTGILPGFVHLYAGEEAIAVGVCAHLDNKDAITSTHRGHGHCIAKGCDLSGMMAEIYGKSTGLCNGKGGSMHIADVEKGMLGANGIVGGGFPLATGAGLTAKLKQTGGVSVCFFGDGANNHGTFHEGINQAAIWNLPVIFIAENNGYGEATPFNYASSCENIADRAAAYNIPGEIVDGKDVVAVYEAAQRAIERARAGKGPTLIECKTFRNYGHFEGDAQTYKTDEEQTEHTSELDAIELFRKFVINQSLVSENELSDIDNNVETAVEKAVEFAESSPDPSPEELYTDVYVSYK; from the coding sequence ATGGCATTATCACAACCAGTTGAGAAGCCGGCATTGACAACAGAAAAGGCGAAATGGATGTATGAAAAGATGTGCGAAATACGTCGTTTTGAAGACAAGGTTCACGAGAAGTTCAGCACAGGCATTCTTCCAGGGTTCGTTCACTTGTATGCAGGTGAAGAAGCGATTGCGGTCGGTGTCTGTGCCCACCTTGACAATAAAGATGCGATTACAAGTACCCATCGCGGACACGGCCACTGTATTGCTAAAGGGTGCGACTTAAGCGGAATGATGGCAGAAATATATGGGAAAAGCACAGGACTCTGTAATGGAAAAGGTGGGTCCATGCATATTGCCGATGTTGAAAAAGGGATGCTTGGAGCAAACGGGATTGTCGGTGGTGGCTTTCCATTAGCAACTGGTGCAGGTCTAACCGCAAAGTTAAAACAAACAGGCGGTGTTTCTGTGTGCTTCTTTGGTGATGGGGCAAATAATCACGGCACCTTCCATGAAGGCATTAACCAAGCCGCTATTTGGAACCTACCTGTTATTTTTATTGCTGAAAACAACGGATATGGAGAGGCAACTCCTTTCAATTATGCTTCATCCTGCGAAAACATTGCAGACAGAGCGGCTGCTTACAACATTCCAGGTGAAATTGTCGATGGAAAAGATGTCGTCGCTGTCTATGAAGCAGCCCAACGAGCAATTGAGCGAGCTCGGGCTGGGAAAGGGCCAACACTAATTGAATGTAAGACATTCCGAAATTATGGTCACTTTGAAGGCGATGCGCAAACTTACAAAACAGACGAAGAACAAACGGAACATACAAGTGAACTTGATGCGATTGAGCTTTTCCGTAAATTTGTCATCAATCAATCTCTCGTAAGTGAAAATGAGCTTTCTGACATTGACAACAACGTTGAAACAGCGGTAGAGAAAGCAGTCGAATTCGCAGAAAGCAGTCCTGATCCATCCCCTGAAGAGCTGTATACAGATGTCTATGTCTCTTATAAATAA
- a CDS encoding alpha-ketoacid dehydrogenase subunit beta — MTRQLSFADSINEAMKLAMRQDEDVILLGEDVAGGASVDHLQDDEAWGGVLGVTKGLVTEFGRNRILDTPIAEAGYMGAAVSAAATGMRPIAELMFNDFIGSCLDEVMNQGAKLRYMFGGKAKVPLTVRTTHGAGFRAAAQHSQSLYGVFTHIPGIKVVVPSTPADAKGLLMTSIFDDDPVIFSEDKTLYTLKGEVPEGDYRIPFGQADIKREGEDLTIVAIGKMVHTALDAAQALEAKGISVEVVDPRTLSPLDEETILQSVMKTERLIVLDEATPRCSAATDIAAMVADKGFDYLDAPIKMITSPHTPVPFSPALEDLYLPSKEKVIAVVGEIIGDETMAV; from the coding sequence TTGACAAGACAACTTTCTTTTGCAGATTCCATTAATGAAGCGATGAAATTAGCGATGCGACAGGATGAGGATGTTATTTTACTCGGTGAAGATGTAGCTGGTGGCGCATCAGTAGACCACTTACAAGATGATGAAGCATGGGGCGGTGTTCTCGGTGTTACGAAAGGACTCGTTACAGAGTTTGGCAGAAACCGTATCCTTGATACTCCGATTGCAGAAGCAGGCTACATGGGTGCAGCCGTATCAGCTGCTGCAACTGGGATGCGCCCGATCGCAGAGTTAATGTTCAATGATTTCATCGGCAGCTGTCTAGATGAAGTGATGAACCAAGGTGCAAAGCTTCGTTATATGTTCGGTGGAAAGGCAAAAGTACCGCTTACCGTCAGAACGACGCATGGCGCAGGCTTTCGCGCCGCTGCCCAACACTCTCAAAGCTTGTATGGTGTATTCACCCATATCCCTGGCATCAAAGTAGTCGTACCTTCAACACCTGCTGATGCAAAAGGTCTGCTTATGACATCGATTTTTGATGATGATCCAGTTATTTTCTCTGAAGATAAAACTCTTTACACGCTTAAAGGAGAAGTACCTGAGGGAGACTACCGTATCCCATTCGGACAAGCTGATATTAAGCGAGAAGGCGAGGATTTAACAATTGTCGCGATTGGAAAAATGGTTCATACCGCACTCGATGCGGCCCAAGCCCTAGAGGCGAAAGGAATAAGTGTTGAAGTTGTCGACCCTCGTACACTTTCACCATTAGATGAAGAAACAATCCTTCAGTCAGTCATGAAAACAGAACGCTTAATTGTTCTAGATGAAGCGACACCACGATGCAGTGCAGCTACAGATATTGCTGCAATGGTTGCTGATAAAGGATTTGATTACTTAGATGCACCAATTAAGATGATTACTTCACCACATACACCTGTTCCATTCTCACCTGCATTAGAAGATCTCTATTTACCTTCAAAAGAAAAAGTGATCGCCGTTGTCGGTGAAATCATCGGTGATGAAACGATGGCCGTTTAA